Proteins encoded in a region of the Mycoplasma mobile 163K genome:
- a CDS encoding BC85_0335 family putative methyltransferase produces MSPEQIALISSIIVVLILAISSFTFIQIRIRKLRRKILEINLKDNKIGMNLILKREDIGELYEDWKTKSPNALNDLYVEFTINTILRNDFKNGLYLGKTNGYEPLSFSNKTKASFKILEKDLNKQKYQELLELKKNITYKLEVIEKVSLEEQFDIIIFNDDLKNWNDLYGKYFKNLKKNGLIIIYDFSINKKTKKNFINHLKLVKAYFEEIKINNGIFLITKK; encoded by the coding sequence ATGAGCCCTGAACAAATAGCTTTAATTTCTTCAATAATTGTTGTTTTAATTCTTGCAATTAGCTCTTTTACTTTTATTCAAATAAGAATAAGAAAACTGAGAAGAAAAATCCTTGAAATTAATTTGAAAGATAATAAAATTGGAATGAATTTAATTTTAAAAAGAGAAGATATAGGAGAATTGTATGAAGATTGAAAAACTAAATCCCCTAATGCTTTAAATGATTTGTATGTGGAATTTACAATTAATACAATTTTAAGAAATGATTTTAAAAATGGTCTTTATTTAGGAAAAACAAACGGATATGAACCTCTTTCTTTTTCAAATAAAACAAAAGCTTCTTTTAAAATTTTAGAAAAAGATTTAAATAAACAAAAATATCAAGAATTATTAGAACTTAAAAAAAATATAACTTATAAGCTAGAAGTAATTGAAAAAGTAAGTTTAGAAGAACAATTTGACATTATTATTTTTAATGATGATTTAAAAAATTGAAATGATCTTTATGGAAAATATTTCAAAAATTTGAAAAAAAATGGTTTAATTATAATTTATGATTTTAGTATAAATAAAAAAACTAAGAAAAATTTTATTAATCATTTAAAATTAGTTAAAGCTTATTTTGAAGAGATAAAAATAAATAATGGAATTTTT